GCTGGCACCTGTTCCCCAACCCGTTGACTCATACGCCGGGCTTGGTCGCGTTTTCCGACTTAAATTTAGGGACGTGATCCGTCCGGCCACTCGAACGTCCACACCCGCGCCCGGACCGACTTACCAACTAGTCAGATTTTTGGTCGAGGGCGGAGTATCTTCAGATATGGTACGAACAGTTCGGGACCAGAGAAGCGACTTCTCGAACACAGAGATGAACCTGATCGGGTACTTGGTCGCAGCCCCGTTGATCGTCCTGCTGTTGCCCATCCTCCCGTTCCTCGTCGTGCTGTGGCTCGGGGGCAAACTGCTGGCGGGCGACGAGTAACCGGGCGGACGGTCACTCGGCGAAGCAGTCCCGGACGGACGGGGACTGGCCGCCCGCTCGCTCCCGATCGAGGAGCGCCTGGAGGGCCGTCGGGTCAGTGGTCGACGTGAGTTCGTCGAGCGACCGCTCTGTGACTGCACGACACGTCGTGGCGTGGTCTTCGAGCGTGTCCTCGGCGAGCGAGGCTGGGAGGATCGACCAGTTGCGCTCCGGATCGAGCGCGCGGTCGATCCGACGGGCCGTGCTGGCTCCACGGCCGAACGCCCTGAAACGTTCTCGACGGGCGTCGTCCACGCCGGCGAGTGTCGCGCCAACGACGGCTGCACCCTCGCCCAGACTCCCAGCGGTCTCCTCGAAGAACCGTGGCTCGACCGGTCGCGACGACCCGGCGTAGGTGGTCGCGAACGCGCCGGTGATCGACTCCAGTATCTCCGTCAGCGTCTCGAACCCCTCGTGGATGCGCGGGTGCTCGGCCGATCCGAGCGTCGAGTAGGCCGCGGTGTAGAGGTAGTCCGCGGCCAGGAGCGCCTCGGTCGGGTCGTGCGTCAGCGAGTGTGCGCCCCGTTCGGTGAGCTGCACGAGCAACTCGCCGCGGAGCCGGCAGTACCCCTGAAGGAGTTCGAGGGCCGCCGCGGCGGGGAGGATCACGGACGTGTCTCGCCGCTCGACAGTCGCGTCGTACGTTGCCAGGACGAGTTGGCCGTACCACCGGTCCTCGGCCGCGTCGACGGTCTCGCGGGCGACCGCCAGTCCGTCCTCGTCGGTGGCGTCGAGGGCCGTCTCGATCCGGGCGTCGATCTTCGCGCGTCGGGTCGCGAGCGCGTCGTCTCGATCCATCTCAGTCACCTCCGGGGGCGGATTCGACGGCGGTCTCCTCTACGTCGACCCTCGATTCGGTGAGGTCGCTCTCGCGCCAGGTGCCGCGGCGGTACCAGGCGTAGGCGACGACCGCGCCGACCACGTTGGAGACCGCGAAGGCAAGCCAGATGCCGGTCTCGCCGAGCGGTCGGGCGGCGAACCACGCGATCGGGAAGCGGACGACGCCGAGCATCAGCACGGAGATGGCCGCAGCGGTGAGCGTCTTCCCGGCCCCGCGGAAACTCCCCGTGTAGGCTCGCATGATGCCGATGAACCCGAAGGTCAGCGCGACGTAGCGGAGGAACTGAGTGCTGATCTCCACCACGGCGGGATCGGTCGTGAACAGGTCGGCGATGGGGGCCGCGGCGAGCCAGACCAGCACGCCGGCGGCCGAGAGCACGACGAAGAGGACCTTCGCCGCGAGTCCGGCCGCTCGCTCGGCGCGCTCGGGTTCGTCCGCGCCCATGTTCTGGCCGGTCATGGTCTCGACGCCGCGGGCGACGGCGATGGCCGGCAGGAAGACGACCGAGAACACGCGCGTCCCGATGCCGTAGGCGGCGACGACGGTGTCCGGAAAGAGCGCGACGATGAACAGCAGCAGGTTCATCGACAGCGCCCGCCCCATGTTCTCGATCGAAGCGGGCAGCCCGATGCGGACGAGTCGGCGGAGATAGGAGAGGTCGGGGACCATGTCCCGGGGGTTGATCTGGACGCCGCGTTCGCCCCGGAGCATGATCGCCAGGCCGACGAACAGCGCCAGCGACCGGGAGAACACGGTCGCGATGGCCGCGCCCTCGATCCCGAGTTCGGGGAACAGCCACCATCCGAAGATGAGGAACGGGTCGATGACGATGTTGAGGACGACCGAGCCGAACATGACGAGCATCGGCGTGATCGTGTCGCCGTAGCCCCGCATCAGCGAGACGAAGACCATGAACCCGAACATGAAGAGGAGGCCGAGCGAGACGACCTCCATGTAGCTAGTCGCCATCGGCAACACGTCCGCCGAGGCGCCCAGGAGGCCGAGGAAATCGCCGACGAGGAAGTAGCCGATCACGCCCAGCACGAGCGAGACGACGGCGGCGAAGGTCACGGTCTGGGAGGCGGCGTACTCGGCCTCCCGCGTCTCGCTGGCACCGGTGTACTGGGCGACTAGCACGCTCCCGGCGACGGAGATGCCCATCCCGAGCGAGATGAGCAGGAAGACCATCGGGAAGGCAAAGGAGATGGCCGCCAGCGCGTCCGTGCTGTACTGGCCGAGCCAGAACGTGTCCGCGAGGTTGTAGGCGGTCTGGAAGAGGTTCGTGACGACGATCGGCATCGAGAGGAAAAAGAGCGGCTTCCCGATGCCGCCCGAGGTGAGATCGAACTCCTCGGGGCTCTTGAACAGGGCGCTCACGCGGCTTCGGATCCCCATTATCGGATCGCCTCCGCTTGGTCGTCGACGAGCAGGTGCGTCTCGACGTACTCCGTGATGATGCCGTAGAGATGCTCCGTCGAGTGTCCGGCCGCGACGCTTCGCGTGTGGACGCCCGTCACGGTCGTCACGAGGAACTCGGCGGCGGTCTCGGGATCGATCCGGTCGTCGAACTCGCCGACGTCGACACCGGCCGCGACGAGGTCGGACACCCGGTCGAAGAGCGCCGCGTCGAATCGTGCGAGTTCCGTCTGGATCTCCGCGTTGTAGGGTGCCTGAGCCGTCACTTCCAGCATCGCCGTCCGGAACTCCTGGCCCGCCTGTGTCTCCTCACCGACGAGGAGCGACTCGAAGAGGGCGAACAGTTCCGCACGTGGGGTGTTTCCCGTCGCCGACGCGAGCCGCTCGGTGTATTTCTCGTAGAGGAACTCCAGAAATTCGGCGAACAGGTTCTCCTTGCTGTCGTAGTAGTAGTGGATCAGGCCTTTGCTCCGATCCGTCTCGGCGGCGATATCACCGGTCGTCAGGTCCGCATAGCCGTGGCGACAGAGTGCCCGGTAGGTCGCCTCCAGAATCTCGGTCGCTGAATCGTCGTCCATATCGTTCGTACGCTAACTTACTAACTGGTTAGTCAAAAAGCTTGGGAGAGGTGCGGTTCCAGTTCTCACAGAGCGTCGATACCGGAACGTGGACGCGAGAGGTGACCGGGCGGTACGCCGGCGACTGTCACGGTGGTGGTCAAAACCGTTAATTGACCGTGGGCGAAGGCTGTGTACAATGACCGACCGATCGGACCGTTCGTTCTCCGGGCCCGACGAGGAGATCATGCAGGCCACGTATCGGGCGCTCCGGGAGCACGGGTACGCCGATCTCACGATCAAACGGATCGCCGAGGAGTACGGGAAATCCACCGCGGCGATCCACTACCACTACGACACCAAAGAGGCCCTCCTCGTCGCCTTTCTCGACTACCTGCTCGAGCGGTTCGTCGACTCGATCCACGAGGTCGAGACGACCGATCCGGACGAGCGGCTGAACCTCCTCCTGGACGAGTTGCTCGTCGCACCGAAGGAGAACCGGGATCTGTCGGTCGCCCTCCTGGAGATGCGGAGCCAGGCCCCCTACAAGGAGGCGTTCAGCGACCGCTTCCAGCAAAACGACGAGTACATCCGGTACATGATCAAGGCGGTGATCAACCACGGGATCGACGAGGGAGAATTCGAGGACGTGGACGCCGAACACGTCACGCACGCGCTGATGACCATCGTCGACGGCGCACGGACCCGCTCCGTGGTACTGGGCGAGGGCGAACTCGAAACCGCCCGAGAAGCCGCCTCTGAGTACGTCGACGCGATGCTCCGGTGACTTCTGTACCGTCCGATCAGGCGTCGTCGCCGTCGATCTCGTCGGCTGAATCGCCGAACGCCCCGAGGTCGGTCGAACACCAGTGACAGAACTCCAGGTCGTCGTCGAGTTCCTTGCCGCAGCTGGGACAGTGGGTGAGCTGTCCGTCCTCGACGGCGACCCGTCGCTGTGCGAGAGCGTTCTGCGCGCTGGCGAGCAGGTAGGCGTCGACGACGCTGAACCCGCCGACGACGGCGATCGGTGCGATCGCCAGCGGATCGACCGGGTTCCCGGCGAGCAGCGCGTCCACCGTCCCCGGATCCACGAACAGCACGCTCGCGCCGACCAGCGCAACGATCCACCCGAGCGCACGTCGCCACCGCCGCAGATAGAGGTGGCCGAGCCCGGTAGCCAGCACCGCCAGCAGCGCCGCGAGCCAGGGCCGCTTTCGCGAGAGGGAGTCGCTCATACCCCTAACTAGCCGATTAGTCAGCCATAAACTTTCTCCCCGAGACTGCTCGAAGGTGGCCGTCAAAACCCTCGATACGCCGTCTCAGATGGTGGACTGTGCGGCGAAACCGGTACCCGCTCTGGGGTTACGCGGCGCGGCCCTCACTCGGCGAGACCGACGCCCTCGGCGGTCAGTTCGTGCGAGCGGATCCGGTCCTCGGGGTCCTCGATGAGGTTCTGGACGATCACCTCGTCGGCCCCGACCTGGTCGGTCATGTTCTCCAGCAGCGTCCCGATGGTCTCGGGACTACCGGAGACGGCCCGGGGCCACTCGCTCGGGTCGAGCGACTCGGGCGTCGGGTCCGGAACGCCACCGATCTCGTCGACGGCCTCCTCGACGGTCGGCGGCGGGCCGAACGCGCCGCGGGCCATCCGCTGGTAGGCGGCCTCGGAGGACGCACGGAGGCGCGCGGCCTCGTGGTCGGTCTCGGCACAGGCGACGTTGACGGCGAGCATGCTGTGAGGGTCGTCGAGGCCGCCGTCGAACGGCGAGGACTGGAACGACTCGCGGTAGGTATCCAGTGCCCGTTCGGCGACGGTCGGCCTGATGAACGCGGCGAAGGCGTAGGGGAGGCCGAGTTCGCCGGCGATCTCGGCGCTCGACGGGCTGGACCCGAGGACCCACACCTCGGGGACCCCCTCTTCCGAGCGGGGCATCACGATGTCGCTGTAGGGGTGGTCGTCGGGGTAAGCGTCGTAGACGTGGCTGGCGACGGCTTCGATCTTCTCGGCGTGATCGTCGCCGGCGCGTGGCGGGCCCGACTGCAACGCGCGGTCGACGGCCGGCATCCCCGTCGCGCGGCCGACTCCGAGGTCGATCCGGCCGGGCGCGAGCGCGTCGAGCGCGCTGAACGTCTCGGCGACCTTGAACGGGCTGTAGTGGTTGAGCAGGACCGTCCCCGAACCCACGCGGATCTCGTCGGTCTCGGCGGCGAGGTGAGAGATCAACACTTCGGGGGTCGTGCTCGCGATGGCGTCGGCGAGGCCGTGGTGTTCGGCCACCCAGAACCGCGAGTAGCCCAGCCGCTCGGCCGCCTGCGCGAGGGCGACCGTGTCCTCGTAGGCGTCCGTCGCCGTCTCTCCCGCACGAACCGGTGCGATGTCGACTATCGAGAGATCCATGTTCGGATACGAACTTACTGGGCGGTCAGCCGGATAAGCCCATCACAATCGGACGCCGCTCCGGGCCGTTCCGATCCCCGGACTTGTGCCTGCAAGGGGTGGGCGGAAGGGCCTCGCCCACCTGCATCCAACACGATGCCAGGCCACGAGACACATTCGATGGACGGGTCGGCGGTCGCCGACGGAAGCGGGGCGGACGCGGAGGCGGCGCTCAGGCGCGCCCGGGGGATGGCCGACCTGCTCGACGAAGCGTTCCGCGTCCCCGGGACGGACTTCCGGATCGGACTGGACCCGATCATCGGCGTCCTCCCCGTCGCGGGCGACAGCGTCGCCGCGGTCCTCTCGCTGTATCCCGTCCTAGAAGCCTACCGACTCGACGCACCGCGACGGACGCTCCTGTGGATGCTCCTGCTCGTCGGAGTCGACGCCCTGATCGGGTCGGTCCCGGTACTCGGACCGCTGTTCGACGCGGTCTGGAAGGCAAACGAGTGGAACGTGCGGGCGCTGGAACGCCACGTCGAGGGCTAGAGGTTCTGCAGTTTCCGGCGGACCTGACTGCGCTGGCCCTCGTCGGCGGTTCGCTGTTCCTTCAGGTCGAGCAGGTTGCGCTCCAGTTTGTCGAGCGCGATCGAGAGGGCGTTCTCCCCGCCGTATCCCTCGCCGGTGCCGGCGAGTTGCGTCTCGTCGGTGAACAGGCGCGCCTGACACCGAACCAACGGATCTCCGCGATGCTGTTCGTCGTGTCGCTGGAAGTCCACCCGAGCGTGGAGGACGTCCAGTTCCTCGAACTTCTCGGTGATCGACTCGATGTGCGCGGCGACCTCCGCGCGGTCGATCTCGCGGAGATACCCCGGATTGGTCACCTGCACCTGGAGGTGCGACTCGTCGGTGTAGGTGAGCGCCCCGAGCACGTCCGTCTTCGTGAGGACGGCACGGACCTCGGTCTCGGTCCCCGGGTCGTCGCGTTCGTCGCCGACGACCACGAGGCCGTCCACCCCGGCGTCGAACATCTTCTCGACGGCGTCCCGCAGGGTCGCCGACGGCGTGATCGTCTCGGCGGGCCGACTCGTGACGTTCTCGACCGGCAACTCGATCAGTGACGGTTTGTCGCCGCCCCGATCCCCCCGTGCGGCCGCGTCCGTGGCGCGCGTGACGAACTCGACGAGGTCGTCGGTGGTGGCCACGCTCACGAGGTCGCCGTCGTCGACGACGGGAAGCCGGGAGACGTTGTTCTCCCGGAGCGTGTTGATCACTTCGCCCATCGTCGTCTCAGGCTCGACCGTGACTGGATCGCGAGTGTGGACGTCGGCCACGTCGAGGGCGTCGAGGTCGTCGAGGATCTCCCGGAGTAAGCTGTCCCTGGTGACGGCACCGGGGGTCTCGCCGTCGTCGACGACGGGGAC
This Halorientalis sp. IM1011 DNA region includes the following protein-coding sequences:
- a CDS encoding MATE family efflux transporter → MGIRSRVSALFKSPEEFDLTSGGIGKPLFFLSMPIVVTNLFQTAYNLADTFWLGQYSTDALAAISFAFPMVFLLISLGMGISVAGSVLVAQYTGASETREAEYAASQTVTFAAVVSLVLGVIGYFLVGDFLGLLGASADVLPMATSYMEVVSLGLLFMFGFMVFVSLMRGYGDTITPMLVMFGSVVLNIVIDPFLIFGWWLFPELGIEGAAIATVFSRSLALFVGLAIMLRGERGVQINPRDMVPDLSYLRRLVRIGLPASIENMGRALSMNLLLFIVALFPDTVVAAYGIGTRVFSVVFLPAIAVARGVETMTGQNMGADEPERAERAAGLAAKVLFVVLSAAGVLVWLAAAPIADLFTTDPAVVEISTQFLRYVALTFGFIGIMRAYTGSFRGAGKTLTAAAISVLMLGVVRFPIAWFAARPLGETGIWLAFAVSNVVGAVVAYAWYRRGTWRESDLTESRVDVEETAVESAPGGD
- a CDS encoding TetR/AcrR family transcriptional regulator, encoding MDDDSATEILEATYRALCRHGYADLTTGDIAAETDRSKGLIHYYYDSKENLFAEFLEFLYEKYTERLASATGNTPRAELFALFESLLVGEETQAGQEFRTAMLEVTAQAPYNAEIQTELARFDAALFDRVSDLVAAGVDVGEFDDRIDPETAAEFLVTTVTGVHTRSVAAGHSTEHLYGIITEYVETHLLVDDQAEAIR
- a CDS encoding TetR/AcrR family transcriptional regulator; amino-acid sequence: MTDRSDRSFSGPDEEIMQATYRALREHGYADLTIKRIAEEYGKSTAAIHYHYDTKEALLVAFLDYLLERFVDSIHEVETTDPDERLNLLLDELLVAPKENRDLSVALLEMRSQAPYKEAFSDRFQQNDEYIRYMIKAVINHGIDEGEFEDVDAEHVTHALMTIVDGARTRSVVLGEGELETAREAASEYVDAMLR
- a CDS encoding zinc ribbon domain-containing protein: MSDSLSRKRPWLAALLAVLATGLGHLYLRRWRRALGWIVALVGASVLFVDPGTVDALLAGNPVDPLAIAPIAVVGGFSVVDAYLLASAQNALAQRRVAVEDGQLTHCPSCGKELDDDLEFCHWCSTDLGAFGDSADEIDGDDA
- a CDS encoding LLM class flavin-dependent oxidoreductase; its protein translation is MDLSIVDIAPVRAGETATDAYEDTVALAQAAERLGYSRFWVAEHHGLADAIASTTPEVLISHLAAETDEIRVGSGTVLLNHYSPFKVAETFSALDALAPGRIDLGVGRATGMPAVDRALQSGPPRAGDDHAEKIEAVASHVYDAYPDDHPYSDIVMPRSEEGVPEVWVLGSSPSSAEIAGELGLPYAFAAFIRPTVAERALDTYRESFQSSPFDGGLDDPHSMLAVNVACAETDHEAARLRASSEAAYQRMARGAFGPPPTVEEAVDEIGGVPDPTPESLDPSEWPRAVSGSPETIGTLLENMTDQVGADEVIVQNLIEDPEDRIRSHELTAEGVGLAE
- a CDS encoding DUF4112 domain-containing protein, with product MDGSAVADGSGADAEAALRRARGMADLLDEAFRVPGTDFRIGLDPIIGVLPVAGDSVAAVLSLYPVLEAYRLDAPRRTLLWMLLLVGVDALIGSVPVLGPLFDAVWKANEWNVRALERHVEG
- a CDS encoding CBS domain-containing protein, with protein sequence MDFQTLVTRHVVEATPDTRLGTVRSRLEDESTDAVLVVDGEVRGAILPRDLLRSRLSDDAEAQAVMRSVPTVEWGTDAREIARLLVENETTIVPVVDDGETPGAVTRDSLLREILDDLDALDVADVHTRDPVTVEPETTMGEVINTLRENNVSRLPVVDDGDLVSVATTDDLVEFVTRATDAAARGDRGGDKPSLIELPVENVTSRPAETITPSATLRDAVEKMFDAGVDGLVVVGDERDDPGTETEVRAVLTKTDVLGALTYTDESHLQVQVTNPGYLREIDRAEVAAHIESITEKFEELDVLHARVDFQRHDEQHRGDPLVRCQARLFTDETQLAGTGEGYGGENALSIALDKLERNLLDLKEQRTADEGQRSQVRRKLQNL